The genome window GCTGCCGCCTCTCTATTGGGGAATCGCACTCTGGCTTCGGATGCGCGGAAGAGATCCTTACCTCGATCATCCGCTGGAGCCACCTCCGCGAACCTAGGGGTTCTCCCGAGCGCAAGGAAACGTCAGGAGGCCTTCTTCCGAACCCGCTTCAGGAACCGCAAGACGGCGGACTCCTGTGAGGAGAGCTTGGTCGTAACGCGGGACCGGACCGAGCGGCGGATGCGGATTGTCAGCGTCGCGCCCGTGAAGGCCTCGATAATCGCCGGATGGATGTAGCACTTGCGGCAGACGGCGCGGGTGTTGCCGAGATGGGTCGCCACCTCGGAGATCGCCTCGGCGACCTGCTTCTTGATCGCGGTCTCGGAACTCGCTCGCTCGAGTCCGGCAAATGTCTCGGCCGCGAGGACCGTTCCCGCCCAAGTCCGGAAATCCTTGGCCGTGAAGTCCTGGCCGCTGATTTCCTTGAGGTACTCGTTCACGTCCGTGGACCGGACGTCGCGCGGCTCGTCGTCATCATCGACGTAGCCGAAGAGTTCCTGCCCCGGGAGGTCCTGGCACTGGCGGACGATGCGGGCCAGACGATCATCCCGCAGGTCGATCTCGTGCTCGACGCCGCTTTTACCGCGGAACTCGAAGACGATCCGAGTGCCGGTGACGTCGACGTGGCGGTTGCGGAGCGTTGTCAGGCCGAACGACTTGTTGCTGTCCGCGTACTCCTCGTTCCCGACGCGGATAAGCGTTGTCTCCAGAAGGCGGACGACGGCGGCCAGGACCCGCTCGCGGGGGAGGCCCTGTCGGGCGAGGTCTTTGTTGACCTGTTCGCGGATCCGCGGGAGGGCCTCGGCGAAGTCGATCATCCGTTCGTACTTGGCGGCGTCGCGGACCTGTCGCCAGCGGGGGTGGTAGCGGTACTGCTTGCGGTGGCGGGCGTCGAGGCCGGTGGCCTGGATGTGGCCATTGGGATCGACGCAGATCCAGACGTCGGTCCAGGCGGGGGGGATGACGAGGGCAGCGATCCGTTTGAGGACTTTCTTGTCGCGGACGGGGCGGCGGGTGGGAGAAAGATATTGGAAGCCGGTTCCGCGGCGGCGGCGGGAGAGGCCGGGGTTGTTGTCGGAGACGTAGTGGAGGCGTGCCGCGCTGATCGACTCCTTTGACTGGGCGACGACCGTGGTGAATGTTTCGGTTTCAACGATGGCGCGGTGGACGACGCGGGTTTGGAGGCGTGTCCGATGTCGGCGGGAGGGTTTCGTGGGCATGTAGGACAGAGTTGCAACCACTGTTCCAAATCACCGGGTCCAGGGGCACCCTGGTGGGGGATGCAAGGGGGCAACGCCCTCTTGCCCGCCGGAGGCCTGGCCGTCGAGAGATGTCTGAAGGAGCACGTGTCCAAGCGCGGACAAAGTGTCGTATGCCCCCTCACCAACCCGCGGGGATTGCAAAGCCAGCGGTGTGATGTGAGGGAGTCCTCAACGTGGGTACCACAAAGGGGACATCCGTTGTGTCCCAC of Planctomyces sp. SH-PL14 contains these proteins:
- a CDS encoding DNA topoisomerase IB — its product is MPTKPSRRHRTRLQTRVVHRAIVETETFTTVVAQSKESISAARLHYVSDNNPGLSRRRRGTGFQYLSPTRRPVRDKKVLKRIAALVIPPAWTDVWICVDPNGHIQATGLDARHRKQYRYHPRWRQVRDAAKYERMIDFAEALPRIREQVNKDLARQGLPRERVLAAVVRLLETTLIRVGNEEYADSNKSFGLTTLRNRHVDVTGTRIVFEFRGKSGVEHEIDLRDDRLARIVRQCQDLPGQELFGYVDDDDEPRDVRSTDVNEYLKEISGQDFTAKDFRTWAGTVLAAETFAGLERASSETAIKKQVAEAISEVATHLGNTRAVCRKCYIHPAIIEAFTGATLTIRIRRSVRSRVTTKLSSQESAVLRFLKRVRKKAS